A portion of the Micromonospora vinacea genome contains these proteins:
- a CDS encoding RNA polymerase sigma factor, with the protein MASDADLIGRSLDGDVDAFVEVVERHEVAVGSYLVRRAGRDAAEDLLGEVWVAAFESRRLYDRSYNDARPWLYGVALNRLRRYWRSRPAEDLVADVPDVATEWDPWSAVDLGVDARAVLRSALTRLKPEEREVLRLVAWEDLTAADAARALGIPAGTARRLLSQARTALRDAPGVSALLKDRNSAKERHR; encoded by the coding sequence ATGGCTTCGGATGCGGATTTGATAGGCCGGTCGCTGGATGGCGATGTCGACGCCTTCGTGGAGGTGGTCGAGCGTCATGAGGTCGCCGTCGGTTCTTACCTCGTTCGCCGGGCGGGGCGGGATGCGGCTGAGGACCTCCTGGGCGAGGTGTGGGTTGCGGCGTTCGAGTCGCGGCGGTTGTACGACCGGTCGTACAACGATGCGCGGCCGTGGCTGTACGGGGTGGCATTGAATCGCTTGCGGCGCTACTGGCGGTCCCGGCCGGCCGAGGACCTGGTCGCGGACGTACCGGACGTGGCTACTGAATGGGATCCGTGGTCGGCGGTGGACCTCGGCGTGGACGCCCGGGCGGTGCTCCGGTCGGCCCTGACGCGGCTCAAACCCGAAGAGCGGGAGGTCCTGAGGCTCGTCGCCTGGGAGGACCTGACCGCAGCCGACGCCGCGCGGGCACTCGGCATACCGGCCGGCACCGCGCGGCGGCTGCTGAGCCAGGCCAGGACGGCATTGCGCGACGCGCCGGGAGTGTCCGCGCTTCTGAAGGACCGCAACAGCGCGAAGGAGAGACACCGATGA
- a CDS encoding peroxiredoxin, producing MPIEVGAEAPDFVLKDQNNQEVRLSDFRGRRSVLLVFYPLAFTGTCQGELGEVRDNLGEYVNDDVQVLTISVDSAYSHKIWADREGYQFPMLADFWPHGAVAQAYGVFNDVAGFANRGTFVIDRTGVVRFAEMNGPGEARDQQGWRKAIAEATS from the coding sequence ATGCCCATCGAGGTTGGTGCCGAGGCACCGGACTTCGTGCTCAAGGACCAGAACAACCAGGAAGTCCGACTCTCGGACTTCCGGGGCAGGCGCAGCGTCCTGCTGGTCTTCTACCCGCTCGCCTTCACCGGCACCTGCCAGGGCGAGCTGGGCGAGGTGCGGGACAACCTCGGCGAGTACGTGAACGACGACGTCCAGGTGCTGACCATCAGCGTCGACTCGGCCTACAGCCACAAGATCTGGGCCGACCGTGAGGGCTACCAGTTCCCGATGCTGGCCGACTTCTGGCCGCACGGCGCCGTCGCCCAGGCGTACGGGGTCTTCAACGACGTGGCCGGCTTCGCCAACCGGGGCACCTTCGTCATCGACAGGACCGGCGTGGTCCGCTTCGCCGAGATGAACGGCCCGGGCGAGGCCCGCGACCAGCAGGGCTGGCGCAAGGCCATCGCTGAAGCGACCAGCTGA